The Bacteroides acidifaciens genome includes a region encoding these proteins:
- the dnaE gene encoding DNA polymerase III subunit alpha — translation MQDFVHLHVHTQYSLLDGQASVARLVDKAMKNGMKGIAVTDHGNMFGIKEFTNYVNKKNSGPKGEVKDLKKRIAGIEAGTIECEDKEAEIAACKAKIVEAENKLFKPIIGCEMYVARRTMDLKEGKPDQSGYHLIVLAKNEKGYHNLIKLVSHAWTRGYYMRPRTDRSELEKYHEGLIVCSACLGGEIPKRITAGQFAEAEEAIQWYKNLFGDDFYLEMQRHKATVPRANHECYPLQVNVNKYLMEYAQKFNIKLVCTNDVHFVDEENAEAHDRLICLSTGKDLDDPSRMLYTKQEWMKTREEMNELFADVPEALSNTLEILDKVEYYSIDHAPIMPTFAIPEDFGTEEGYRAKYTEKDLYDEFTQDEHGNVVLSEEEGKAKIKRLGGYDKLYRIKLEGDYLAKLAFDGAKRIYGEPLTEEVKERMNFELYIMKTMGFPGYFLIVQDFINAARKELGVSVGPGRGSAAGSAVAYCLGITKIDPIQYDLLFERFLNPDRISLPDIDVDFDDDGRGEVLRWVTNKYGQEKVAHIITYGTMATKLAIKDVARVQKLPLSESDRLAKLVPDKIPDKKLNLRNAIEYVPELQAAEVSPDPLVRDTLKYAKMLEGNVRGTGVHACGTIICRDDITDWVPVSTADDKETGEKMLVTQYEGSVIEDTGLIKMDFLGLKTLSIIKEAVENIRLSRSIEVDVDMIDINDPATYKLYSDGRTIGTFQFESAGMQKYLRELQPSTFEDLIAMNALYRPGPMDYIPDFIDRKHGRKPIEYDIPIMEKYLKDTYGITVYQEQVMLLSRLLADFTRGESDALRKAMGKKLRDKLDHMKPKFIEGGRKNGHDPKVLEKIWTDWEKFASYAFNKSHATCYSWVAYQTAYLKANYPAEYMAAVMSRSLSNITDITKLMDECKAMGIQTLGPDVNESNLKFTVNHDGNIRFGLGAVKGVGEAAVQSIMEEREKNGPFAGIFDFVQRVNLNACNKKNMECLALAGGFDSFPELKREQYFAVNSKGEVFLETLMRYGNRYQADKMAAVNSLFGGENVIDVATPEIPQGVERWSDLDRLNRERDLVGIYLSAHPLDEFSIVLEHVCNTRMADLEDKAALAGREITMGGIVTSVRRGISKNGNPYGIAKIEDYSGSTEIPFWGNDWVTYQGYLNEGTFLYIKARCQAKQWRQDELEVKITSMELLPDVKEELVQKITIVIPLSVLNSALVTELATLTKDHPGNTELYFKVTDDADINHMSVDLISRPIKLSVGRELITYLKDRPELGFHIN, via the coding sequence ATGCAGGATTTCGTTCATTTACATGTCCATACCCAGTATTCTCTCTTGGATGGTCAGGCAAGCGTGGCTCGTCTGGTAGATAAGGCGATGAAGAATGGAATGAAGGGTATTGCCGTGACCGATCATGGAAATATGTTCGGTATCAAGGAATTTACGAACTACGTCAATAAGAAGAATAGCGGTCCGAAAGGTGAAGTCAAGGACTTGAAAAAGCGGATAGCGGGAATTGAAGCCGGTACCATAGAGTGTGAGGACAAAGAAGCGGAGATTGCCGCTTGCAAAGCCAAGATAGTGGAAGCGGAAAACAAACTTTTCAAACCCATCATCGGTTGTGAAATGTATGTGGCGCGCCGCACAATGGATTTGAAAGAAGGAAAGCCAGACCAAAGCGGTTATCACTTGATTGTATTGGCTAAGAACGAAAAAGGCTATCATAACCTTATTAAATTAGTATCGCACGCGTGGACGCGCGGATATTATATGCGTCCGCGTACAGACCGCAGCGAACTCGAAAAGTATCATGAAGGACTGATTGTCTGCTCCGCCTGCCTCGGTGGTGAGATACCGAAACGGATTACTGCCGGACAATTTGCGGAAGCTGAAGAAGCTATACAATGGTATAAGAATTTGTTCGGTGATGATTTTTATCTTGAGATGCAGCGCCATAAGGCAACTGTTCCCCGTGCCAATCACGAATGTTACCCATTGCAGGTAAATGTGAACAAATACCTGATGGAATACGCTCAGAAGTTCAACATCAAGCTGGTTTGTACGAACGACGTCCACTTCGTGGATGAAGAAAATGCCGAAGCACATGACCGCCTGATTTGTTTGAGTACCGGTAAGGACCTGGATGATCCGAGCCGTATGCTTTACACCAAACAGGAATGGATGAAAACACGGGAGGAGATGAATGAGCTCTTTGCCGATGTGCCGGAAGCCTTGAGCAATACGTTGGAAATCCTCGACAAAGTAGAATATTACTCTATCGACCATGCGCCTATCATGCCTACTTTCGCTATTCCCGAAGATTTCGGGACGGAAGAGGGATATAGGGCTAAATATACGGAAAAAGACCTTTACGATGAGTTCACCCAAGATGAGCATGGTAATGTGGTGTTGAGTGAAGAAGAAGGGAAGGCAAAAATCAAACGTCTGGGTGGCTACGATAAACTTTATCGTATCAAACTCGAAGGAGACTATCTTGCCAAGCTGGCTTTTGACGGAGCGAAGCGGATATATGGCGAACCGTTGACCGAAGAAGTAAAGGAACGTATGAATTTCGAATTGTACATCATGAAGACGATGGGGTTCCCCGGATACTTCTTGATTGTGCAGGACTTTATCAATGCTGCCCGTAAAGAGTTGGGGGTATCCGTAGGGCCGGGGCGTGGTTCCGCTGCCGGTTCGGCAGTGGCATACTGCCTGGGCATTACGAAAATCGACCCTATCCAGTATGACTTGCTGTTCGAACGTTTCCTGAATCCTGACCGTATTTCATTGCCCGATATTGATGTGGACTTCGATGATGACGGTCGTGGTGAAGTGCTCCGGTGGGTGACTAATAAATACGGGCAAGAAAAAGTGGCTCATATCATCACTTATGGTACGATGGCTACGAAATTGGCGATTAAGGACGTTGCCCGTGTGCAAAAACTTCCTCTCTCCGAATCTGACCGTCTGGCAAAATTAGTGCCGGACAAGATTCCCGACAAGAAGTTGAACTTGCGAAACGCCATCGAATATGTTCCCGAATTGCAGGCAGCCGAAGTATCGCCAGACCCATTGGTGAGAGATACGCTCAAATATGCCAAGATGCTTGAGGGTAACGTGCGCGGTACAGGTGTGCATGCATGTGGTACGATTATCTGCCGTGATGATATTACCGATTGGGTGCCGGTCAGCACCGCCGACGATAAGGAAACGGGTGAAAAGATGCTCGTCACCCAGTATGAAGGATCGGTCATTGAGGATACCGGACTGATTAAAATGGACTTTCTGGGACTGAAAACTTTGTCCATTATCAAGGAAGCTGTCGAAAATATCCGTCTGAGCCGTAGCATCGAAGTAGATGTGGATATGATAGATATCAACGACCCTGCTACCTATAAGTTATACAGTGATGGTCGTACGATTGGTACATTCCAGTTTGAATCTGCCGGTATGCAGAAGTACTTGCGCGAATTGCAGCCTTCCACATTCGAAGATTTGATTGCCATGAATGCCCTCTATCGTCCGGGACCGATGGATTATATTCCTGACTTCATTGACCGTAAACATGGTCGTAAGCCGATTGAATATGATATTCCAATAATGGAGAAATACCTGAAAGATACGTATGGTATTACAGTCTATCAGGAACAGGTGATGCTTTTGTCACGTCTGTTGGCGGACTTTACTCGTGGCGAATCTGATGCTCTTCGTAAAGCAATGGGTAAGAAGCTGCGTGACAAGCTGGATCACATGAAACCTAAATTTATCGAAGGCGGACGAAAAAACGGACATGACCCGAAAGTCCTCGAAAAGATTTGGACGGACTGGGAAAAGTTTGCGTCCTATGCGTTCAATAAATCGCATGCTACCTGCTATTCATGGGTTGCTTATCAAACGGCTTATCTGAAAGCGAACTATCCTGCCGAATATATGGCGGCTGTTATGAGCCGAAGTTTGTCGAATATTACTGATATCACGAAACTGATGGACGAATGTAAGGCAATGGGTATCCAGACACTTGGACCGGATGTGAATGAGAGTAATCTGAAATTTACTGTAAACCATGACGGTAATATCCGTTTCGGACTTGGTGCGGTGAAGGGGGTAGGCGAAGCCGCTGTGCAAAGCATTATGGAAGAGCGTGAAAAGAATGGGCCTTTTGCCGGAATTTTCGACTTTGTGCAACGTGTCAACTTGAATGCCTGCAACAAGAAGAACATGGAATGTCTCGCATTGGCCGGTGGCTTTGACAGTTTTCCGGAACTGAAACGTGAGCAATATTTCGCAGTCAACTCCAAAGGGGAGGTATTCCTGGAAACTCTGATGCGTTATGGAAACCGTTACCAGGCAGATAAGATGGCTGCTGTCAACTCCTTGTTCGGTGGTGAGAACGTGATTGATGTGGCAACTCCTGAAATTCCCCAGGGAGTGGAGCGTTGGAGTGATCTTGACCGTCTGAACCGGGAGCGCGACCTAGTCGGTATCTATCTTTCCGCTCATCCGTTGGATGAATTCTCTATTGTATTGGAACATGTCTGCAATACTCGTATGGCAGATTTGGAAGATAAAGCAGCATTAGCCGGTCGTGAAATAACAATGGGCGGCATTGTGACCAGTGTTCGTCGTGGAATCAGTAAGAATGGAAATCCTTATGGCATCGCCAAGATAGAAGACTATTCCGGTTCTACCGAAATCCCATTCTGGGGAAATGACTGGGTGACTTATCAGGGATATCTCAACGAGGGTACTTTTTTATATATCAAAGCCCGTTGCCAGGCAAAACAATGGCGGCAGGATGAACTGGAAGTGAAGATAACCTCTATGGAACTTCTACCGGACGTAAAAGAAGAATTGGTACAGAAGATAACAATCGTTATTCCATTGTCAGTCTTGAACTCTGCGTTAGTCACAGAACTGGCGACGTTGACGAAAGACCATCCGGGCAATACGGAGCTTTATTTCAAAGTGACGGATGATGCTGATATAAACCATATGTCGGTTGATTTGATTTCCCGTCCGATCAAGCTTTCGGTAGGGCGTGAGTTAATTACCTATTTAAAAGACCGTCCCGAACTGGGATTTCATATAAATTGA
- the trxA gene encoding thioredoxin has product MAFEITDNNYKEVLAEGKPVVVDFWAPWCGPCKMVAPIIEELAAEFEGQVIIGKCDVDENGDVAAEYGIRNIPTVLFFKNGEIVDKQVGAVGKPVFVEKVKKLL; this is encoded by the coding sequence ATGGCTTTTGAAATTACAGACAACAACTATAAAGAGGTGCTTGCAGAAGGCAAACCGGTTGTTGTGGATTTTTGGGCTCCTTGGTGTGGCCCTTGTAAAATGGTGGCTCCTATTATCGAAGAACTGGCAGCAGAGTTTGAAGGACAAGTAATCATCGGCAAATGCGATGTAGACGAAAATGGTGATGTGGCTGCCGAATATGGTATCCGTAACATCCCTACCGTACTGTTTTTCAAGAATGGTGAGATTGTAGATAAGCAGGTAGGTGCTGTAGGCAAACCTGTATTTGTAGAAAAAGTGAAGAAACTGCTCTAA